In Pirellulales bacterium, one DNA window encodes the following:
- the nadC gene encoding carboxylating nicotinate-nucleotide diphosphorylase, with amino-acid sequence MKEFRQQLWDDEVRAAWQQILTLAVREDVDRVHDWTTVSLVPERATGAALVVAREPGVVAGLPAAEMTVAEYDRTVEWSTLVEDGAWVERGTAIASLAGPARSLLTAERVLLNVLGRLSGIATLTRRFVEAVAGTKARIYDTRKTTPGWRLLEKYAVHCGGGHNHRSGLYDAVLIKDNHLALGASLGGERFTPAQAVVRTRQFLDKLLGPERAAAMIVEVEVDTLEQLAEILPAAPDIVLLDNMPPAMLREAVTRRDRDAPQVELEASGGINWETIRGIAESGVDRISLGALTHSARAWDVGLDWNVPA; translated from the coding sequence ATGAAAGAGTTTCGCCAACAGTTGTGGGACGACGAGGTGCGCGCCGCGTGGCAGCAGATCCTGACGCTGGCCGTGCGCGAGGACGTCGATCGCGTTCACGATTGGACGACGGTCTCGCTCGTGCCCGAGCGGGCAACCGGCGCGGCGCTCGTCGTCGCGCGCGAGCCCGGTGTTGTCGCCGGCCTGCCGGCGGCGGAGATGACGGTCGCCGAATACGATCGCACGGTGGAATGGTCGACGCTGGTCGAAGACGGCGCCTGGGTCGAGCGGGGAACCGCGATCGCCAGCCTCGCCGGACCGGCACGCAGTCTGCTGACTGCGGAGCGTGTGCTGCTCAACGTGCTGGGGCGGCTCTCGGGCATCGCCACGCTGACGCGGCGCTTCGTCGAGGCGGTGGCCGGCACCAAGGCCCGCATCTACGATACGCGCAAGACGACGCCCGGCTGGCGTCTGCTCGAAAAATACGCCGTCCACTGCGGCGGCGGGCACAACCACCGGAGCGGGCTCTATGACGCCGTGTTGATCAAAGACAATCATCTCGCCCTGGGCGCGTCGCTGGGGGGCGAGCGGTTTACGCCGGCGCAGGCCGTCGTTCGGACAAGGCAATTCCTCGACAAGCTGCTCGGACCCGAGCGCGCGGCGGCGATGATCGTCGAAGTCGAGGTCGATACGCTCGAGCAGTTGGCCGAGATCTTGCCCGCGGCGCCCGACATCGTGCTACTCGACAACATGCCTCCCGCCATGCTGCGAGAAGCCGTGACACGGCGCGATCGTGACGCGCCACAGGTCGAATTGGAGGCCTCGGGCGGAATCAACTGGGAGACGATTCGCGGCATCGCCGAGTCGGGGGTCGACCGTATCAGCCTTGGCGCGCTCACGCATTCGGCCCGGGCGTGGGATGTCGGCCTCGACTGGAACGTCCCCGCGTAG
- a CDS encoding metallophosphoesterase codes for MDLSRMNRREWNGLALAGLGGCLLGRTAWAAETPEEGDQFGEPLPFVEGSFTIAALPDTQVYCERYPQHFYQQTEWIAANKDARDIQFVLHLGDITNRNTKEQWEVAQRAMQTLDGVVPYSLSLGNHDYGPGGNATTRETFMNDYFPLAKARQQKSLAGLFDEQRLDNSYHLFNTRGQDFLVLALEWGPRDEVVAWAHEVAAKYPDHKKILTTHAYMYYDETRYDWEKYGKKQTWNPHSYGTAQLEGGTNDGEELWNKLVAKNGNFFLTVNGHVLRDGLGRMTSSHPAGGDVHQHLVNYQMKEEGGQAFLRLYEFLPDGETLQVKAYSPSTDQYKIDAQNQFVVKLNPAWKWA; via the coding sequence ATGGATCTCTCACGCATGAACCGTCGCGAGTGGAATGGGCTGGCGTTGGCGGGCCTGGGGGGCTGCCTGCTGGGGCGTACGGCCTGGGCCGCCGAGACACCGGAAGAGGGAGACCAGTTCGGCGAGCCGCTCCCCTTTGTCGAAGGTTCGTTCACCATCGCCGCGCTCCCCGACACGCAGGTCTACTGCGAGAGGTATCCCCAGCACTTCTACCAGCAGACCGAGTGGATCGCCGCGAACAAAGACGCGCGCGACATTCAATTCGTCCTGCATCTGGGCGATATCACGAATCGCAACACCAAGGAGCAGTGGGAGGTGGCGCAGCGCGCCATGCAGACGCTCGATGGAGTCGTGCCCTACTCGCTCTCGCTAGGCAATCACGATTACGGCCCGGGGGGCAACGCCACGACGCGCGAAACGTTCATGAACGACTATTTCCCCCTCGCGAAAGCCAGACAGCAAAAGTCGCTCGCCGGCCTGTTCGACGAGCAACGGCTCGACAACAGCTACCATCTTTTCAACACGCGCGGACAGGATTTTCTCGTGCTGGCGCTCGAGTGGGGGCCGCGCGACGAGGTTGTCGCCTGGGCACACGAGGTGGCCGCGAAGTATCCCGACCACAAGAAGATCCTGACCACGCACGCGTACATGTATTACGACGAGACGCGTTACGACTGGGAGAAGTATGGCAAGAAGCAGACCTGGAACCCGCACAGCTACGGCACGGCGCAACTCGAGGGGGGCACGAACGACGGCGAAGAACTGTGGAACAAACTGGTCGCGAAGAACGGCAACTTCTTCCTCACCGTCAACGGTCACGTACTGCGCGACGGCCTCGGTCGCATGACGTCGTCCCATCCCGCTGGCGGCGACGTGCATCAACACCTGGTGAACTACCAGATGAAGGAAGAAGGGGGCCAGGCCTTCCTGCGGCTGTACGAGTTTCTGCCGGACGGCGAGACGCTGCAGGTGAAGGCGTACTCCCCCTCGACCGACCAGTATAAGATCGACGCACAGAACCAGTTTGTGGTCAAGCTGAACCCGGCCTGGAAGTGGGCATAA
- a CDS encoding class IV adenylate cyclase produces MTTPRRNIELKARLRDLAAARATAEKLATEFVGVQWQIDTYFVCAQGRLKLREIDDRMAQLVAYERSDERTSKASDYYLVAVPQPALLKQALTAALGVRGVVRKRREIFLVENVRIHLDEVDGLGTFLEFEAVLGPHVDDRKGAQQVAELREAFGLRTEDLLACSYSDMCGW; encoded by the coding sequence ATGACGACTCCCCGACGCAACATCGAGCTCAAGGCCCGGCTGCGCGATCTGGCCGCGGCGCGCGCCACGGCCGAGAAGCTGGCCACCGAGTTCGTCGGCGTGCAGTGGCAAATCGACACCTACTTCGTCTGTGCGCAGGGCCGTCTCAAGTTGCGCGAGATCGATGACCGCATGGCGCAACTGGTCGCGTACGAGCGGTCCGATGAACGGACCAGCAAGGCGAGTGACTATTACCTCGTCGCCGTGCCGCAGCCCGCGCTGCTGAAGCAGGCGCTCACGGCGGCGCTAGGCGTGCGCGGCGTGGTGCGCAAGCGGCGCGAGATCTTTCTCGTCGAGAATGTGCGGATCCATCTCGACGAAGTCGACGGGCTGGGCACGTTCCTCGAGTTCGAGGCGGTACTCGGTCCTCACGTCGACGATCGAAAGGGCGCACAACAAGTGGCCGAGCTGCGCGAGGCCTTCGGCCTGCGGACCGAAGATCTGCTGGCCTGTTCCTACTCCGACATGTGCGGTTGGTGA